In the genome of Cutibacterium equinum, one region contains:
- a CDS encoding DUF3054 domain-containing protein, which yields MSNDMASPAVRRALLADIFCVVLFATIGRASHGEPLSPGGLLRTCTPFVLGLTVGWVIVVMARVPAQRWVAGLVVWASTLIVGMAVRHFTHQGVAVSFILVTAGFLALTLIGWRAVTMWITAARRKGRRA from the coding sequence ATGAGCAACGACATGGCGTCTCCCGCAGTGCGCCGTGCTCTCCTCGCCGACATCTTCTGCGTGGTCCTCTTCGCGACGATTGGACGGGCCAGCCATGGAGAACCTCTCTCCCCCGGCGGTCTGTTGCGAACATGCACTCCCTTCGTACTGGGGCTGACCGTCGGTTGGGTGATCGTCGTGATGGCTCGTGTCCCAGCACAGCGCTGGGTGGCTGGACTGGTTGTGTGGGCATCGACCCTCATCGTGGGAATGGCGGTTCGCCACTTCACGCACCAGGGAGTGGCCGTCTCCTTCATCCTCGTGACGGCAGGCTTCCTGGCTCTCACCCTCATCGGTTGGCGAGCTGTGACGATGTGGATCACAGCAGCACGACGTAAGGGACGGCGAGCGTGA
- the prcB gene encoding proteasome subunit beta, whose translation MSQPLSNLDEGYLTASTTTDSFALLLRRVAPELLPPTTVDTGVPELLRHGRTALAIRYGGGVVVAADLGSTMARHPEQPDIDRILSTDDRCVIAVAGAAGLAGEMIRLFEAEVDHLEKIQGERMSMDGRAARLSSLVRSNGTMMAQGMAVTPLLAGWDDLAHRGRIFSYDGTGGRTEKRAHACVGSGALFATEILNDSYRSGMDRDEAVMLAIRALHTAINDDTTSAVPGPDLSRGLYPAVACADATGVTRMSTEEVAVVAKRVVDEITTQTDREEVQS comes from the coding sequence ATGTCACAGCCGCTGTCCAATCTCGACGAGGGTTACCTCACCGCGAGCACGACCACTGATTCGTTTGCCCTGTTGTTGCGGCGGGTGGCCCCTGAACTGCTGCCTCCGACGACGGTGGACACTGGTGTTCCCGAGTTGTTGAGGCACGGCAGGACGGCGCTGGCCATCCGTTACGGGGGCGGCGTGGTTGTCGCTGCCGACCTCGGATCGACGATGGCAAGGCATCCAGAACAGCCCGATATTGACCGAATTCTCAGCACCGATGATCGCTGCGTAATCGCCGTTGCAGGAGCTGCCGGTCTCGCAGGGGAGATGATTCGTCTCTTTGAGGCCGAGGTCGATCACCTTGAGAAGATTCAGGGGGAACGCATGAGCATGGATGGTCGAGCTGCGAGGCTGTCGAGTCTGGTGCGTTCGAACGGCACGATGATGGCCCAGGGGATGGCTGTGACTCCGTTGCTGGCCGGGTGGGATGACCTTGCTCACCGGGGACGTATCTTTTCCTATGACGGAACCGGTGGACGCACCGAGAAGCGCGCCCACGCCTGCGTTGGGTCGGGGGCTCTCTTCGCCACCGAAATCCTCAATGACAGCTACCGATCCGGGATGGATCGCGACGAAGCCGTCATGCTCGCGATCCGGGCCCTTCACACCGCCATCAACGACGACACCACCTCGGCGGTGCCCGGGCCAGATCTGTCCCGCGGACTCTACCCAGCCGTCGCCTGTGCCGATGCCACCGGCGTCACGCGGATGTCAACCGAGGAAGTTGCGGTGGTGGCGAAGCGGGTCGTCGACGAGATCACGACGCAGACCGATCGTGAGGAGGTCCAGTCATGA
- a CDS encoding ATP-binding cassette domain-containing protein, translating to MRSSKRPPVDTQALEDASGVVLHARDLTAQGRQGMIFGPLDMDLAPRQLAVIHGPAGAGKSALLLALCGRFRRTRGTLVIDGIDAMAEPYRAIQRTSVARIADYVVPEDRLTLNESVAERCHLDAVNLKTAESRVRQIEEIVGFRIDRSREFEQLEAIERAVASVALAMLRETKVVVIDDADVMVPHNQQRLLFELFSKLTELDASTIIAATVDDDMAPPGSLDVRLPAHNRGRAVTDIHGDKDTDGTSHDPEAPEVTQIPLANDEEDAEPVDDTPLDPVPDEEPETDPPTENDRPDDSPRR from the coding sequence ATACGTTCCTCGAAACGTCCTCCGGTCGACACCCAGGCCCTCGAGGACGCCTCGGGAGTGGTGCTCCACGCCCGCGACCTGACCGCCCAGGGGCGGCAAGGGATGATCTTCGGGCCTCTCGACATGGACCTCGCGCCGCGTCAGCTCGCCGTCATTCACGGCCCGGCTGGCGCCGGAAAGTCAGCCTTGCTGCTGGCCTTGTGTGGACGATTCCGCAGGACGCGCGGAACCCTGGTCATTGACGGCATTGACGCAATGGCCGAGCCCTATCGCGCCATTCAACGCACATCCGTGGCTCGTATCGCCGATTACGTTGTTCCCGAAGATCGCCTGACCCTCAACGAATCCGTTGCCGAACGCTGCCACCTTGACGCCGTCAACCTCAAGACAGCCGAGAGCAGGGTGCGTCAGATCGAGGAAATCGTTGGTTTTCGCATTGACCGATCCCGAGAGTTCGAGCAGCTCGAAGCCATTGAGCGTGCTGTGGCGTCAGTGGCTCTGGCCATGCTGAGGGAGACCAAGGTTGTCGTCATCGACGATGCCGACGTCATGGTGCCACACAACCAACAGCGATTGTTGTTCGAATTGTTCTCGAAGCTCACCGAGCTCGACGCCTCGACCATCATCGCTGCGACAGTGGATGACGACATGGCCCCGCCCGGGTCCCTCGACGTCAGATTGCCGGCCCACAACCGAGGCCGAGCGGTGACCGACATTCATGGGGACAAGGATACCGACGGCACGTCCCATGACCCGGAGGCCCCGGAGGTGACGCAAATTCCTCTCGCGAATGACGAGGAGGACGCAGAACCTGTGGATGACACCCCACTTGACCCCGTGCCCGATGAAGAACCCGAGACCGACCCACCAACGGAAAATGACCGCCCCGATGACTCCCCTCGGAGATAA
- a CDS encoding HAD-IA family hydrolase, whose amino-acid sequence MHTSTADRFSAVLWDFDGTLVDTEPRWAEAELAILASHGIAWDSEKASSFTGRPMIHVCEAMASQIGESVTVDDVRHQLLTMVSTFNRERDVPWCPGVLDLLTQIRQAGIPMAIVTGSPRAVVEPVLEAMREGIGNPFDTVVTADDVTEDTAKPAPGPYLLAAERLGVDIANCLVIEDSPAGTTSATTAGAAVLTVDGLAEVGPGPRRVHRPNLAGLSLADMITLWHLADEPAAPVANGGGGVLRAGERITLTDPKGRKHSIVLQSGGIFHTTKGAVRHDDLIGGPQGVVVTSVGGLEFLAMRPILSEFTVSMPREAAIIYPKEAAQITMWADIFPGARVLEAGVGSGGLSIPLLRAIGPNGRLYSYERRQEFADVARKNVESFYGEVPSTWDLNVCDLVAGITSEPIDRAILDMLAPWECVETVGKVLVPGGVLCCYVATTTQMGLVMDTLRADGGWTEPQATETTTRDWHAEGLAIRPAHGTTGHTGFLVISRRLAPGVTAPIRKRRPAPGAYGPDYHGPRPRNITEHDQWRLPKEEK is encoded by the coding sequence TTGCACACCTCGACCGCTGACCGTTTTTCGGCGGTGCTGTGGGACTTCGACGGGACCCTCGTCGACACAGAGCCGCGATGGGCCGAGGCAGAACTGGCGATTCTGGCCTCGCATGGAATCGCGTGGGATTCGGAGAAGGCCAGTAGCTTCACGGGCAGACCGATGATTCACGTCTGTGAGGCCATGGCTTCACAGATCGGAGAGTCGGTGACCGTCGATGACGTGCGTCATCAACTCCTCACGATGGTCTCGACCTTCAATCGGGAGCGCGATGTGCCATGGTGTCCGGGAGTGCTGGACCTGCTGACCCAGATCCGCCAGGCCGGTATCCCCATGGCCATCGTCACAGGATCGCCGCGCGCTGTCGTCGAGCCGGTGCTTGAGGCCATGCGCGAGGGTATTGGCAACCCCTTCGACACTGTCGTGACCGCCGATGATGTCACTGAGGACACGGCCAAACCGGCTCCAGGCCCGTATCTGCTGGCCGCCGAGAGACTTGGCGTCGACATCGCCAACTGTCTGGTGATCGAGGATTCCCCTGCGGGGACAACCTCAGCGACGACCGCCGGGGCTGCGGTGCTCACCGTGGACGGACTGGCTGAGGTCGGACCCGGCCCACGGCGTGTTCACCGTCCCAATCTGGCTGGCCTGTCGCTGGCTGACATGATCACCTTGTGGCACCTGGCCGACGAGCCTGCAGCCCCGGTGGCCAATGGTGGCGGTGGAGTCCTGCGGGCTGGGGAACGGATCACCCTCACCGATCCCAAGGGGCGCAAACACTCGATCGTCCTGCAGTCGGGTGGCATCTTCCACACCACCAAGGGTGCGGTGCGCCACGACGACCTCATTGGTGGGCCTCAGGGAGTCGTCGTCACCTCCGTCGGCGGCCTGGAGTTCCTGGCCATGCGGCCGATTCTCAGCGAGTTCACCGTCTCGATGCCGCGCGAGGCCGCCATCATTTATCCCAAGGAGGCCGCCCAGATCACGATGTGGGCCGACATCTTCCCCGGGGCCCGAGTACTCGAGGCGGGAGTCGGGTCGGGCGGACTGTCGATCCCACTGCTGCGCGCCATCGGGCCGAATGGACGCCTGTATTCCTACGAGAGGCGTCAGGAGTTCGCTGACGTCGCACGCAAGAACGTTGAATCCTTCTATGGTGAGGTGCCGTCCACCTGGGACCTCAACGTGTGTGACCTCGTGGCCGGCATCACGTCCGAGCCGATTGACCGCGCCATCCTCGACATGCTCGCCCCGTGGGAGTGCGTCGAGACGGTTGGCAAGGTGTTGGTTCCGGGCGGAGTGCTGTGCTGCTATGTCGCCACCACAACTCAGATGGGTCTGGTCATGGACACCCTCCGTGCCGACGGTGGGTGGACCGAGCCTCAAGCCACCGAGACCACGACCCGGGACTGGCACGCTGAGGGGCTGGCCATTCGTCCGGCTCACGGTACGACGGGCCACACCGGCTTCCTCGTCATCTCGCGGCGTCTTGCTCCTGGCGTGACGGCACCGATACGCAAGCGTCGCCCTGCTCCGGGTGCTTACGGGCCTGACTACCACGGCCCTCGGCCACGCAACATCACCGAGCACGACCAGTGGCGCTTGCCGAAGGAGGAGAAGTGA
- the rpe gene encoding ribulose-phosphate 3-epimerase: MTVRITPSILNADLANLADEVARIPSADGLHIDVMDGHFVPNLVMGAPFVASLRPTTDLMFDVHLMIEDPDRWAPHYVEAGAQSVTFHLEAATAPIKLARELRAMGARASVALRPATPIEPLADFLTEFDQILLMTVEPGFGGQTFLDPVLAKIRRARKLIDASGADIWLQIDGGVSADTIERAAEAGADTFVAGSAVYRSDDPDQVVTSLRSQAQAAQGCGH; this comes from the coding sequence ATGACAGTTCGCATCACACCGTCAATTCTCAACGCTGACCTGGCCAATCTTGCTGACGAGGTGGCGCGAATCCCGTCTGCCGACGGCCTTCACATCGACGTCATGGACGGCCATTTCGTGCCGAACCTTGTCATGGGAGCGCCCTTTGTGGCATCCCTGCGCCCGACCACCGATCTCATGTTCGACGTCCACCTCATGATCGAGGATCCCGACAGGTGGGCACCGCACTATGTTGAGGCCGGCGCCCAGTCGGTGACTTTCCACTTGGAGGCTGCCACCGCACCGATCAAGCTCGCCCGCGAACTCCGGGCGATGGGAGCACGGGCATCCGTGGCGCTGCGTCCGGCGACACCTATTGAGCCGCTCGCCGATTTCCTGACCGAGTTCGATCAGATTCTCCTCATGACCGTTGAACCTGGATTCGGTGGCCAGACATTCCTCGACCCGGTGCTTGCCAAGATCCGTCGGGCACGCAAGCTCATTGACGCATCCGGGGCTGACATCTGGTTGCAGATTGATGGTGGGGTTTCGGCAGACACCATCGAGCGCGCTGCCGAGGCCGGTGCTGACACCTTCGTGGCGGGTTCTGCCGTGTACCGATCCGATGACCCGGACCAGGTGGTCACCTCCCTGCGCAGTCAGGCTCAGGCCGCCCAGGGGTGCGGCCACTGA
- a CDS encoding PAC2 family protein, with protein MDRPWVVVAFSGWNDAGSAATQAALLLAEYSEAKTWRTIDCEEFNDFRQTRPAITVMNDVEIVNWPRTTIRIGNWQGQPIVVVTGPEPSLHWRTYCFRLLRRLRKLKPAGLVVLGAMATDVAHTRQLPVMVSTTDPDLVSTLGAEKLEYDGPTGIPFVLVIQARHLGFNAVGLWVGVPQYACESPCPPAVQSLLVRIEELTGIAVPQVGLEEDKRDWGEAINEALSEHPDLAEYVAALETEQDAALPEGLTGDVLAVEFQSYLRHRGS; from the coding sequence ATGGACCGACCATGGGTCGTGGTGGCCTTCAGCGGCTGGAACGACGCGGGCTCGGCTGCCACCCAAGCGGCGCTCCTCCTGGCTGAGTATTCCGAGGCGAAAACCTGGCGGACGATCGACTGCGAGGAGTTCAACGACTTCCGTCAGACCCGTCCTGCCATCACCGTCATGAATGACGTCGAAATCGTCAATTGGCCCCGCACGACGATCCGCATCGGTAACTGGCAAGGTCAGCCGATCGTCGTCGTCACCGGCCCGGAACCGAGTCTGCACTGGCGGACCTACTGTTTCCGTCTGCTTCGACGACTGCGCAAGCTCAAGCCAGCCGGTCTTGTCGTGCTCGGCGCGATGGCCACCGACGTCGCCCACACCCGGCAGTTGCCGGTCATGGTCTCCACGACCGACCCCGACCTCGTCAGCACTCTGGGAGCAGAAAAGCTCGAGTACGACGGCCCGACAGGCATCCCCTTCGTCCTGGTGATCCAGGCTCGACATCTCGGATTCAATGCCGTCGGTCTGTGGGTCGGAGTGCCGCAATACGCCTGCGAATCTCCCTGCCCTCCGGCTGTGCAGTCCCTCCTGGTCCGAATTGAGGAACTCACCGGAATCGCTGTGCCGCAAGTTGGTCTGGAGGAGGACAAGCGGGATTGGGGCGAGGCTATCAACGAGGCCCTGTCGGAACATCCCGATCTGGCCGAATACGTCGCGGCCTTGGAGACCGAACAGGACGCCGCCCTGCCCGAAGGGCTCACCGGAGACGTCCTGGCTGTGGAGTTCCAGTCCTATCTACGTCATCGCGGTAGCTGA
- a CDS encoding TetR/AcrR family transcriptional regulator yields the protein MPTAVERPHHDEVRNRILAAATENFERDGYAGASLRRIASDAGFTKGAVYSNFGSKPDLFGQVCAERLASGERDVVDALSPILSSGEDPDETMRQISKKLTEILLEDAPWQVALAEFRALALRDEEIGAAYAKLQQQRIAQLVESTTQYGALDRIESTEAANPRSLAVVVLSLVNVLALEYSAASAVIDQQVITDVIERSIRGFLQ from the coding sequence ATGCCCACCGCAGTGGAAAGGCCTCATCACGATGAGGTGAGAAATCGCATACTCGCCGCCGCCACCGAAAACTTTGAACGGGACGGCTATGCCGGCGCCAGCCTGCGTCGGATCGCATCGGATGCCGGATTCACCAAGGGAGCCGTGTACTCCAACTTCGGATCCAAGCCCGATCTGTTCGGGCAGGTGTGCGCCGAAAGACTTGCCAGTGGCGAGAGGGACGTCGTCGATGCCCTCTCCCCCATATTGTCAAGCGGTGAGGATCCTGACGAGACCATGAGGCAGATCAGCAAGAAGCTCACGGAAATTCTCTTGGAGGATGCCCCGTGGCAGGTGGCTCTGGCTGAGTTCCGCGCTCTGGCTCTGCGGGACGAGGAGATCGGGGCGGCCTACGCGAAACTGCAGCAACAGCGGATCGCTCAACTGGTGGAGTCGACAACACAGTACGGTGCTCTCGACCGTATCGAATCCACCGAGGCAGCCAATCCTCGCAGTCTCGCAGTGGTCGTCCTCAGCTTGGTCAACGTGCTCGCTCTGGAATACTCCGCTGCGAGTGCAGTCATCGACCAGCAGGTCATAACCGATGTCATCGAACGTTCAATCAGGGGGTTCCTTCAGTGA
- a CDS encoding YhgE/Pip domain-containing protein, with protein MLTRFIRLVQFEFRRFKGRSKLGLIFILIIPLLYGGIYLHANWDLYSNTDKIKIAIVNHDKPATFGGRSVEGGKEFQNTLKKNPRFDWQFLGTDDDKAYQGLRDADYFMVIEVPENFSASIVSAGDFKPARATLKLHRDDANGFIIGLLTSQVQTALEQALDQSVSETYFNALFVNLGTIKEALTKASDGSATLDNGMKTLDAGVNEMNTKVLGATKAVGDSTETVNKVNSALANADSAAAKTSMAVSQTRVGAQAMTGAAQNVMADTQAINSAMIPLINNVTKNLPALQKQAGNLVSATATLQNPNGDSVVTIQRDVNGAASKASALVAKHPELANDPDYIALVHNISGATKSTTTVSSNIATVANVSAGLNLSLNQQNADTLADNAKTALNRLNADAQQVNNGLDEINGAMDTADSATKDLNKAVNNATDAGRDFTAKAPEIASGVMQLSNGLGQLKAGSDALSKGATQLHDGLDSGAKKIPGMTDNERTNLANVMSSPVDVEQTIQHSAKYYGRGLAPMFFSIAMWIACISTFLVVRTFSGRAMTGRANALSIALVGFGPLAVIALLGAYIMAFGVWFSLGLDPVHPWYFIGFVTLTSLSWMMLAFWMRLIFGSPQTAIFLILLVLQLPTCGGTFPVTMLPSVYQKLAVVMPMKYSVDAFRVLISGGPMSTMALGFAVQGAILIISTIITLALVHRHKLFRMRDLHPPMITSTSTADFAFSVRPR; from the coding sequence ATGCTGACTCGTTTTATCAGACTCGTACAATTCGAGTTCCGGCGTTTCAAAGGACGCTCCAAGCTCGGACTCATCTTCATTCTCATCATTCCACTGTTGTACGGTGGCATTTACCTACATGCCAACTGGGATCTTTATTCCAATACCGACAAGATCAAGATCGCGATCGTCAATCATGACAAGCCAGCTACGTTCGGGGGCCGGAGCGTCGAGGGCGGCAAAGAGTTCCAGAACACGCTGAAGAAGAATCCTCGATTCGACTGGCAGTTCCTCGGCACTGACGATGACAAGGCCTATCAGGGCCTTCGCGACGCCGATTACTTCATGGTCATCGAGGTACCCGAGAACTTCTCGGCGAGCATTGTGTCGGCCGGCGACTTCAAACCAGCTCGGGCCACACTCAAACTTCACCGTGATGACGCCAACGGATTCATCATCGGCCTGTTGACCTCGCAGGTTCAGACAGCCCTGGAACAGGCCCTGGACCAAAGTGTCTCCGAGACCTATTTCAACGCACTCTTCGTCAATCTGGGTACCATCAAGGAGGCATTGACCAAAGCATCTGACGGGTCAGCAACACTCGACAATGGCATGAAGACCCTCGATGCTGGTGTCAATGAGATGAATACCAAGGTCCTGGGGGCCACCAAGGCCGTCGGTGACTCCACCGAAACCGTCAACAAGGTGAATTCGGCTCTGGCAAACGCCGATTCGGCAGCGGCCAAGACGTCGATGGCCGTCAGCCAGACTCGAGTGGGAGCCCAGGCCATGACCGGCGCTGCGCAAAACGTCATGGCCGACACCCAGGCCATCAATTCGGCCATGATTCCGCTCATCAACAACGTGACGAAGAACCTTCCCGCCTTGCAGAAACAGGCCGGTAATCTCGTCTCCGCGACGGCGACCCTCCAGAACCCCAATGGAGATTCTGTCGTCACGATTCAACGCGACGTGAACGGGGCAGCCAGCAAGGCATCGGCTCTTGTTGCCAAGCACCCTGAACTTGCCAACGATCCTGACTACATCGCATTGGTCCATAACATCAGCGGCGCCACAAAATCGACGACCACCGTGTCGTCCAATATCGCGACCGTGGCAAATGTCTCGGCTGGCCTCAATCTGAGCCTCAATCAGCAGAATGCTGACACCCTGGCCGACAATGCCAAGACTGCACTGAATCGTCTCAACGCCGACGCGCAGCAGGTCAACAATGGCCTCGACGAGATCAACGGCGCCATGGACACCGCTGATTCGGCTACCAAGGATCTCAACAAGGCAGTCAACAACGCCACCGATGCCGGACGCGACTTCACCGCGAAGGCCCCCGAGATTGCCTCTGGCGTCATGCAGTTGAGCAATGGTCTGGGTCAGCTCAAGGCCGGATCCGACGCCCTGTCAAAGGGAGCAACACAGCTCCATGATGGCCTTGACAGCGGCGCCAAGAAGATTCCTGGTATGACCGACAACGAACGCACCAACCTGGCCAACGTCATGAGCTCCCCGGTCGACGTCGAACAGACCATCCAACACTCCGCGAAGTACTACGGTCGTGGTCTGGCTCCGATGTTCTTCTCCATCGCCATGTGGATTGCCTGCATCTCGACCTTCCTCGTCGTGCGCACCTTCTCCGGTCGCGCCATGACTGGTAGGGCCAACGCCTTGTCGATCGCATTGGTTGGGTTCGGACCACTGGCCGTGATTGCCCTTCTCGGTGCTTACATCATGGCATTCGGCGTCTGGTTCTCCCTGGGTCTCGACCCGGTTCATCCCTGGTACTTCATCGGTTTCGTCACGCTGACATCACTGTCATGGATGATGCTGGCCTTCTGGATGCGACTCATCTTCGGCTCGCCACAGACAGCCATCTTCCTCATCCTCCTGGTGCTCCAGCTGCCGACATGTGGCGGAACCTTCCCCGTGACGATGCTGCCGTCGGTCTATCAAAAGCTGGCCGTCGTCATGCCCATGAAGTACTCCGTTGACGCCTTCCGCGTCCTTATCTCAGGTGGACCGATGTCGACGATGGCGCTTGGGTTCGCCGTCCAGGGTGCCATCCTCATCATCTCGACAATCATCACGTTGGCCCTCGTCCATCGTCACAAGCTGTTCCGCATGCGTGACCTGCACCCGCCGATGATCACCTCGACGTCCACGGCTGACTTCGCCTTCTCGGTGAGGCCGCGATGA
- a CDS encoding prephenate dehydrogenase, whose translation MGAVSTCRTIRRCPRLFGLRPAPLTLTRQTLRWGCSIVTCRPDAIFVVSTLPTCWRPTVTSPEGAAATLRGPVLVVGAGLIGASMGKALVTAGVEVHLWDIDRGNALVAAGRGAGRLDGLDDDAYRVVVVATPPAAVASTIVERLTRHSHAVITDTASVKGAVLAQLEELTAGRDVDLSRYVGSHPMAGTQYAGPLTASGELFVDRTWVVTPRTDNRHDDVQQVIALAQECGAHVVCMDADEHDRAVAEVSHLPHLMSILTGANLRHARPEHLRLAGSGIRDVTRVARSQTAMWRQILSSNRNEVRRQLEAIRTDLDDLLSRLDDPDRLEEFLGLGQSGARKLAGKHGHQMMATSAVVIEIPDEPGALARLFADVEDAGVNVEDLSVEHDPAREMGFLSIDVAPDRAEQLTVSMRDHGWSVRS comes from the coding sequence CTGGGCGCTGTGTCAACCTGCCGGACCATCCGACGCTGTCCCAGGTTGTTCGGGCTTCGGCCAGCACCCTTGACACTGACCCGGCAAACCTTGAGGTGGGGTTGCTCGATCGTCACGTGTCGACCCGACGCCATTTTCGTCGTCTCGACGCTGCCGACGTGCTGGAGACCGACGGTGACGAGTCCTGAGGGTGCCGCAGCGACCTTGAGGGGCCCGGTTCTCGTCGTCGGCGCTGGACTCATCGGTGCGTCGATGGGAAAAGCCCTCGTCACCGCTGGAGTTGAGGTCCATCTGTGGGACATTGACAGGGGCAATGCGCTGGTGGCTGCCGGACGCGGCGCAGGTCGGCTGGACGGCTTGGACGACGACGCGTATCGGGTTGTCGTGGTGGCAACCCCGCCCGCCGCCGTCGCCTCGACCATCGTCGAGCGTCTTACCCGTCATAGCCACGCCGTCATCACGGACACCGCGTCAGTCAAGGGAGCAGTGCTGGCACAACTGGAGGAACTGACAGCTGGTCGCGATGTCGATCTCAGTCGTTATGTCGGCTCTCACCCGATGGCCGGCACGCAGTACGCCGGTCCGCTGACGGCTTCCGGCGAGCTCTTCGTCGACCGCACGTGGGTGGTGACTCCCCGTACTGACAACCGGCACGATGATGTTCAGCAGGTCATTGCGTTGGCTCAGGAATGCGGTGCTCACGTGGTGTGCATGGATGCTGACGAGCATGACCGGGCGGTGGCCGAAGTGTCGCACCTTCCCCATCTCATGAGCATCCTCACCGGAGCCAATCTGCGACATGCTCGCCCCGAACATCTCAGACTGGCTGGATCAGGCATCCGTGACGTCACGCGGGTGGCACGTTCCCAGACCGCCATGTGGCGTCAGATCCTCAGCTCCAATCGCAATGAGGTGCGTCGCCAACTGGAAGCCATCCGCACCGACCTTGACGACCTCTTGTCTCGTCTGGATGACCCGGATCGCCTCGAGGAGTTCCTTGGGCTCGGGCAGTCGGGGGCGCGCAAGCTCGCCGGTAAACATGGACACCAGATGATGGCGACCAGTGCCGTCGTCATCGAGATTCCCGATGAGCCTGGCGCCTTGGCGAGGTTGTTTGCTGATGTCGAGGATGCGGGGGTCAACGTCGAGGACCTGTCGGTGGAACACGATCCAGCTCGTGAGATGGGATTCCTGTCCATCGACGTTGCCCCAGATCGTGCTGAGCAGTTGACGGTGTCCATGCGCGATCATGGCTGGTCGGTGCGTTCCTGA